The sequence ggagagtacaataaacagacatttcctgcctccagtgagcttgcagttttAGAGGACGGGAAAAACACATTAATATAACCCAGAGTCTGCCACAGCACAAATGAAGCAATTACCTCTGTGTACTCAGGccacgttcaaatcccggctccgccaattgtcagctgcacgactccgggcaagtcacttaacttctctgtgcctcagttacctcatctggaaaatggggattaagattgtgaggccccccgtggggcaacctgatcaccttgtaacctccccagcgcttagaacagtgcttcgcacatagtaagcgcttaataaatcccatcgtcgtcatcatcacatGGATAACTAATGCCTGAAGTATTGTGTATTTTGTGTTTGGCTTTTCCCCTAAACCCTACGTTTGGCCTATTTACATATGGCGAATaaaagggcctggaatgccctccctctgcccagccgccaagctagctctcttcctcccttcaaggccctactgagagctcacctcctccaggaggccttcccagactgagccccttccttcctctccccctcttcatccccctcatcttacctccttcccttccccacagcacctgtatatatgtatatacgtttgtacatatattactcgatttattttttacttgtacatatctattctatttattttattttgttagtatgtttggttttgttctgtctcccccttttagactgtgagcccactgttgggtagggactgtctctagatgttgccaacgtgtacttcccaagcgcttagtccagtgctctgcacacagcaagcgctcaagaaatacaattgattgattgatatatattgaACGGTTCACTTCCCTTGATTTGGGCAGACCCAGCCGCAATGTGCCCCTTTCCCGGCCCCGAAAGGatagctctcccccttttagactgtgagcccactgttgggtcgggactgtctctacatattgccaacttgtacttcccaagcgcttagtccagtgctctgcacacagtaagcgctcaataaatacgattgatggtgatgacagCAGCCCTACCTTCACCAACACGTCCtggaacaggaggagggaagagcagcgtggctcagtggaaagagcccgggctttggagtcagaggtcatgggttcgaatcccacctccgccgcatgtctgctgtgtgatcttgggcaaatcaattcacttctctgagcctcagttacctcatctgtaaaatggggattaagactgggagccccatgtgggacaaattgatcaccttgtattcccccccagtgcttagaacagtgctctgcacatagtaagcacttaacaaatgccattattattattattaagagcaacaGCATCTGAGAGAGCGACACAAAGCGCGTTGGGGAGGAGCGGACCCTCGTTAAGGCGGCGTTGCGCCCGCCCCGagacttcctttcctttcccttcccttcccgggCGTCCCCCCATCCCACGTTATCGCCCCTTTTAAGAACTCGCTCCGCGGGCCTAATGTTCGAATGTGCCCCGAGCCCCGGCCTCGGCCTCTGATTGGCTGGCTGCGGCGCACGAGGGCGCGCGGGTTGGCCCGGAGCCGGTTGGAACGGTCTGCGGCGCTCCCTGATTGGTCGGGACGAGAGCCTATATAAGGCAGCGCGACGCCCCGCCTTTTCTCAGTTAGCGGCGGGACGCGGAGCCGTCGGGACGTGCCGTGTGCCGTTGCTAAGGAGCGGAGGGACCGCGCGCGcgcgtcgtcgtcgtcgccccGTCGCTGCCGTTACTCTTTAGCGTGGGTCGCCGCCTCGGTTTCTCCGCCCTCCGGTCCCGGGAAGAGCCGCGGAGGATGGAGTTCAAGCTGGAGGCGCACCGGATCGTCAGCATCTCCCTGGGCAAAATCTACAACTCCCGGGTGCAGCGCGGCGGCGTCAAGCTCCACAAGAACCTGCTGGTCTCGCTGGTGCTGCGCAGCGCCCGCCAGGTGTATCTGAGCGACCCCTGCCAGGGCCTCTGCCTGGCCGCGGCGCCCCAGTTGCCGGGCGACCCGCCGGTCCCCGTGGAGCGGGAGCCGGTCGCCGAGGCGACGGGAGCGGGGGACGGGGCGGAGGCGAGACAAGGAagcggaggaggaggtggagaaggaggcggCGTGTCCCCCCGGGACGCCCCGGACGAGCCCCGGGCGCGGCGCTGCCCCTGTTGCCGCCGACGCTGCGACCCCCACGGCGGCGGGGGGCCGGAGGAGGCGGCGACTCCCGGCGActcgggctgctgctgctgctgctgccgccgccgacCGGAGGACGAACCctcggcgccgccgccgcccttcTGCCCCAGGAAGAGGAGCGCcgcggccggggagggggccgcctCGTCCCCGCTGAAGAAGCCTCGGAGGGACCCCCCCGGCGAGCCGGcccaacaggaggaggaagaggaggagatggagacggggaacgtggccaacctcatcaccatcTTCGGCTCCGGCTTCTCGGGACTGTTGCGCAAAAGCCCCGGGGGAGGCGAGGAGGGCGAGCCCGAGCCCGGCCCCGAAGGGACCGAGCCCGGGGCCGCCCAGGTCTGCTGCGACAAGCCCGTGCTCAGGAACCTCAACCCCTGGGGCACGGCCATCGTGGCCTTCTGACCGGCCGGACACCGGGGACTGGACTGGGCGTCCTGGCAGCTGCACGGGGCactgccttcccctccaccccccccctccGCTCTCCTTCCACCATTAGAAGGAACTGAGGGTGGCCGGGGGTGGCCGGGGGTGGAAAGGCAATCGTCGTCATCTCCAAGTTGTGGTGTTAGTTGGCCCCTGAGGTTgagactctcttcctcctctttctgggCCCACCTCCGCTTTTTCACCCAGCCCCCCCTTCTCGGGCGGGGGCTTTCCTGCCCCAATACCAAGAAGGAAGGAGTGAGCGGGGCAGGGGACTTCCCCGACCTCCCCTCcagcctgggggagggaagggactttTACCCGCCCTTCACAGGCAAACGAGAAGCCGACCGCCGGCCACAGCAGCACTTCCTTCCAGGATTTCCTAAGGCTCAAGTTTTTTGgttcctttttcttccctccctcttcctctggagttccgtcttcctgtctcccctgatcactcctcctccccccccgccggtTAATGTTTGTGGGGGCGGGCAGTCTTCAAcactcccatctcctccttcccccgtcCCCACAACAAAAAAAGCTTGTCGGCTTCCCAGAAGAGATCAAGCTTGGAAAAATTGTTTatgaatatatatgtttgcatatatatatattaaaagcTCTAAGTCAGAACTATTACACAGTGCTTTTAAAAAGTGTTTAAGGAAGTGGAACAAAGTTTACAGATACCCTTAATGGAAAGGCCTCGTGTCTTTTTGTAGATTTGGTGACTTCAGCCTTTGTTGTATAAAGGCAGGGGTAACTTGTGGGGGTTTTGTACAGTATTTTCTCCACAATGTATTGACTTTGTATAAATGTAACTACGTGTCTGACACGTATTAAATATTTTGAAGCAACTTCACTGCCTGGTCCTCGAGTCACTCGTGGTGGGAATTTGAGGTGGGGGAGGTAAAGGCTCTGGCCAAACAGAAAATGGGTGGAGCTCCCTATCAATCTTGCACAGGCCAGGGCTTCACTGTTTTACGTTGAGAAATGTCAAAACAAGAAGATGTAGGCTTTCTCTTCAGGATCCATGACCCAATTTGAATTACACCTAAGTGTGACCAGGAGCTAGCAGCTGGTCTACCTGATCAGCTCTCTGATCTCATCAGGATAACCACATGTTTGTTTAGATTCTTCATAGGCCAATATGGTGTCTTATTCCTCTGCCTTGCTATGCAACTGAATTTTACAACTGCAAAATATAATCCTTAAGTTAATTTGCATTTATATTACAAAAGGGTGAAAAGGgtcaaggaaagggagagagtgtgtgtgtgtgtgtgtgtgtgtgtgtgagtgagagagagagagagaaactagaTAAGATAGGCCAGTGAAGCCAGGCAAATGTAGGATGTTCACTTCCTCTTAGCACTGACTTACTGATTAACTTAAAATACTGGTGACATCATAGGGTTTGTCATCAAAATTGtatttgagtactttgtgcagaacactgtagaaagtgcttgggagagtacaatataacatttggtagacatgtcccctgcccacctgAGAAACAGTGTTGACTAGTGGAAAAGTGTGGTCCTGGTAgccaggacctgtattctaatcctgcctctgccacttacctactgtgggaccttgggcaggtcacaacttccctgtgcctcggttccctcatctgcaaaatgagtattcaatatctgttttccctattagactgagctccatgtgagacctgattatcttccccattgtttagtacagtgcttgacacatagtaaacactttaaataccactgttgttccTGTTAttttggagcttacagtttaggtgaCTGGTAAGTATCGAGCATTTTGATGGAAATTGATCTAAATGGTGACTTCTATCACTGTCTCACTAGTGTTTActggttttatggatgaggggtaGCTATGCTGGGGAGGTGAGACAAGGAAAGTTAGACTTCAATCCTCAAACAATAAATTGGGGAGAAAATAACAGTTTTAGGAGATCTGTAAAAACTTGGGGTTGGTGTGAGGAAAATAGGCCCTTGCAAATGTAATATTGTCGAAAGGGATAGAGTAAGGGAGAGGCTAGTTCTGACATGGAACTGCCATATACCCAACTTTATCATACCTCTTATGTTTTGTTTGCATGGCTGGCTTTCTATTGCAAAATGGATATGGCTCAACCAAAGGTGGGACAgtgttctcactgtgcctttgaGTTAATGGTGCTGTCACCCTGGAAGCATTCAAAATGGTTATAACCTGTTTTGTGCCCATGACAGTCTAGATAGGAGTGACTATTCTTTAAATCGATGCTTTAAATGTTAGTTTTCTTCTGGATGCGGGCTTAAGAGGCATCCTTCCTTACGGCTGCAGGAAGATCAATTGGAGTCTGACTGCACAAATGGATGTTATCTGGTGACTTCATTTTGAAATAATTCTCTTAGAAATCAAAACTGCTCTCAAACTTAAGGCTGCTATGAGCCTGCAAGAGGGATAAAACCTTTGAGATCATCTAAATAGCAGACATTTTTAAGGGGGAGGTGAGATTAGGCTTCCCTTCTGGATTTCAATTCATTTTCAACTACCAGAATGAGCTTTAAGAGACTGGCATCTTTAAATAACATCAGTTTTGTAAAAACACAGAATGGGTAACTTTTACATAAAAAGTGAATCCACTgggaataaggttttgaatgccACTGGACCTGCATGGAGAAAGATATTTAGAAATAATTCTAAGTACTCTTAGATATGAGGCATCTTAGGTTGTTCACTCACTGGTCCTCCCTCCTTACCTGAATTTCCCGCTTGTGCCAACGTAGTCACATCCCTAACTATATCAATTCCATTTTCAGgtgaagatcaatcaatagtattttgagAGCTTACTCCCCAGCCAGCCgtgtaagtgctttggagggtgtAATAAAGCTATTTGGCCAATCCatgtccttaaggagtttatagcTTAGCTGGGAG comes from Tachyglossus aculeatus isolate mTacAcu1 chromosome 16, mTacAcu1.pri, whole genome shotgun sequence and encodes:
- the IER5 gene encoding immediate early response gene 5 protein, whose protein sequence is MEFKLEAHRIVSISLGKIYNSRVQRGGVKLHKNLLVSLVLRSARQVYLSDPCQGLCLAAAPQLPGDPPVPVEREPVAEATGAGDGAEARQGSGGGGGEGGGVSPRDAPDEPRARRCPCCRRRCDPHGGGGPEEAATPGDSGCCCCCCRRRPEDEPSAPPPPFCPRKRSAAAGEGAASSPLKKPRRDPPGEPAQQEEEEEEMETGNVANLITIFGSGFSGLLRKSPGGGEEGEPEPGPEGTEPGAAQVCCDKPVLRNLNPWGTAIVAF